One stretch of Cohnella algarum DNA includes these proteins:
- a CDS encoding IS256 family transposase translates to MGLWTKEQLRSFIKENNLVTAQDAQNALKDLFAETLQEMLEAEMDTHLGYSKHDVQNKQTKNSRNGKSKKIVTSEYGDQEIAVPRDRLGEFEPLVVKKHQSNVTGIEDQIVALYAKGVSTREIQDHLQNLYGLEVSPTFISNVTNKIIPLIKEWQNRPLQGVYAVVFLDAIHFKVKQDGAIVNKAAYMVIGIDMDGNKDVLGMWIGENESAKFWLSVLNDLKNRGVQDILITCVDNLTGFSQAISACYPKTEIQKCIIHQIRNSTRYVSYKDLKKVTADLKPIYKAATEEMALLELDRFEETWGAKYPLIVRSWRSNWDELATFFKYPPELRKLIYTTNMIESYHRQLRKVTKGKSIFPSDEALLKMLYLVTMDVTRKWTGRVQNWGQMLLQLSVFFPDRIGQHLP, encoded by the coding sequence ATGGGATTATGGACGAAAGAGCAGCTGCGGAGTTTCATCAAGGAGAATAATCTGGTCACCGCACAGGATGCGCAGAATGCGCTAAAGGACCTGTTTGCCGAAACGCTGCAAGAAATGCTAGAGGCCGAAATGGATACGCACCTGGGCTATAGCAAGCATGACGTGCAGAACAAGCAGACGAAGAACAGTCGCAACGGTAAGAGCAAGAAAATCGTCACTAGCGAGTACGGCGACCAGGAGATTGCCGTGCCACGGGATCGCCTGGGCGAGTTCGAGCCGCTCGTGGTGAAGAAGCATCAGTCCAACGTGACGGGGATCGAGGATCAGATCGTCGCCCTGTACGCCAAAGGCGTCAGCACGCGGGAGATCCAGGACCATCTGCAGAATCTCTATGGTTTGGAGGTCTCGCCAACCTTTATTTCCAATGTCACGAATAAGATCATTCCGCTCATCAAAGAGTGGCAGAATCGGCCGTTGCAGGGCGTATACGCGGTCGTCTTCCTGGACGCCATCCACTTCAAGGTGAAGCAAGACGGGGCGATCGTGAACAAAGCTGCCTACATGGTCATTGGGATCGACATGGACGGCAACAAGGACGTGCTGGGCATGTGGATCGGCGAGAACGAGTCCGCGAAGTTCTGGCTGAGCGTCTTGAACGATCTTAAGAATCGCGGCGTTCAGGACATCCTTATCACCTGTGTCGACAACCTCACGGGCTTCTCCCAGGCGATCTCTGCCTGTTATCCGAAGACGGAGATTCAGAAGTGCATCATCCACCAGATCCGCAACTCCACGCGCTACGTCTCCTACAAGGATCTGAAGAAGGTGACGGCCGATCTGAAGCCCATCTACAAGGCTGCTACGGAGGAAATGGCTCTGCTGGAACTCGACCGCTTTGAGGAGACGTGGGGCGCCAAGTATCCCCTTATTGTCCGCTCATGGCGCAGCAATTGGGACGAACTCGCCACCTTCTTCAAGTATCCGCCTGAGCTTCGTAAGCTCATCTACACGACGAACATGATTGAGAGCTATCATCGCCAATTGCGAAAAGTCACCAAAGGGAAAAGCATCTTCCCAAGCGACGAGGCGCTACTGAAGATGCTGTACTTAGTCACGATGGACGTCACCCGCAAATGGACCGGTCGTGTTCAAAACTGGGGACAGATGCTCCTGCAGCTCTCCGTCTTCTTTCCGGACCGGATCGGCCAGCACTTACCTTGA
- a CDS encoding DUF5348 domain-containing protein — MTNMNEIRFHGDTERWNVYDGEELLCSLRCGDAVMIQVGKHFLPSNLELDTDWYVKFGKSL; from the coding sequence ATGACAAATATGAATGAGATACGATTTCATGGAGATACCGAGCGTTGGAACGTGTACGATGGAGAAGAGTTGCTTTGCTCGCTACGTTGTGGTGATGCCGTGATGATTCAAGTAGGAAAGCACTTCTTGCCATCCAACCTTGAGCTCGATACGGACTGGTACGTGAAGTTTGGAAAGAGTCTGTAA
- a CDS encoding ExeA family protein: protein MIRGFFGWERVPFTREIETRHLHRSKRFEECVARMQYMVMTRSIGCVTGEIGCGKSTAVRYLKDQLDPNKYRFIYLSDANLKPRDFYRELLHHFGLPPKFLRSEAKRQFQHLVWDLYENQQKVAVIVVDEAHLLSGDMLQEIRFLTNFRMDSISPLALLLIGQPELQATLQLRIFKPITQRMNVRFHLEGLSLEECRDYISHQLEVAGSTGPVFTTEAMDAIYAHARGICREINNVCTAALLDAVLRKDKMIDTVHVTRILAEFKEQ from the coding sequence ATGATTCGTGGTTTCTTCGGGTGGGAGCGCGTTCCGTTCACCCGGGAGATTGAAACACGGCATCTGCACCGCTCCAAGCGATTCGAAGAATGTGTAGCACGGATGCAGTATATGGTGATGACTCGCTCGATTGGCTGCGTCACCGGTGAAATTGGCTGCGGCAAGTCGACAGCCGTTCGCTACTTGAAAGACCAACTGGATCCGAACAAGTACCGGTTTATCTATCTGTCGGATGCGAATCTGAAACCAAGGGACTTTTACCGTGAACTCCTCCACCACTTCGGCTTGCCGCCCAAGTTTCTGCGCAGCGAAGCCAAACGGCAATTCCAGCACCTCGTATGGGATTTGTACGAGAACCAGCAGAAGGTCGCCGTTATTGTCGTGGATGAAGCGCACCTGCTTTCAGGAGACATGCTGCAAGAAATACGCTTTTTGACGAATTTTCGTATGGACTCGATTTCGCCGCTTGCCCTGCTGCTCATTGGACAGCCGGAACTACAGGCCACGTTGCAACTGAGAATCTTCAAGCCGATTACACAGCGGATGAACGTGCGTTTTCATTTGGAAGGCTTGTCGCTCGAGGAGTGCCGCGATTACATCTCCCACCAATTGGAGGTTGCCGGAAGTACAGGGCCGGTGTTTACGACAGAAGCGATGGACGCCATATACGCGCATGCTCGGGGGATATGCCGAGAGATAAATAACGTCTGCACCGCTGCGCTTCTGGATGCAGTGCTGCGAAAAGACAAAATGATTGATACCGTCCATGTGACGAGGATCCTAGCTGAATTTAAGGAACAGTGA
- a CDS encoding DDE-type integrase/transposase/recombinase produces the protein MDEQARQQEANFRYGLIASLVSRKLDPGEQMALMREIVSHEYETSSGQRRRISLRTLERYLKAYREGGWEALLPSVRADKLTTREIPEDVLAKAIALKQEQPGRSVRQIIAILELAAFVAPGTLKESTLSKQLRRRGVTRKALLNTGWSHFRRFEATHRNSMWQGDVQHTLYLPHPDKPGKKVMAYLVIFIDDYSRFVVHGQFYFEERVARLEDCLKKAILKNGVPEMIYVDNGAIYSSHHFERICGRLGAELKHTRPGRPMGRGKQEKFFRFVDQSFVPEAYDLIEQGKIQTLNDLNRFFSAWLEIAYHQKVHNSFKQRPVDRYQKDDHPIRMLPPHELIEVFLLEESRKVDKTGCISLLGTIFEVQTELAGSKIQVRFDPHDLSVIQVWKDGQRYEDAKPMKLRDPKNRPKQDEPKAVMQPPKTGLNYVELLVEEQKRQTREAQGAALSRAMKEVNRS, from the coding sequence ATGGATGAGCAAGCAAGGCAGCAAGAAGCCAACTTCCGTTATGGCTTAATTGCATCACTGGTTAGCCGCAAATTGGATCCCGGAGAACAGATGGCGTTGATGCGCGAAATTGTAAGCCATGAGTATGAAACGTCGTCGGGACAGCGAAGGAGAATTAGTCTACGAACGCTTGAGCGATATTTAAAAGCGTATCGCGAAGGCGGATGGGAGGCGCTGTTGCCCTCCGTCCGAGCAGACAAACTCACGACCAGGGAAATCCCCGAGGATGTGCTTGCCAAAGCGATTGCCTTAAAGCAGGAGCAACCCGGCCGAAGCGTCAGGCAGATTATTGCGATTCTGGAACTGGCGGCATTCGTGGCCCCCGGCACCCTGAAAGAAAGCACGCTTAGCAAGCAGCTTCGCCGCCGCGGCGTCACGCGCAAAGCGTTACTGAATACGGGGTGGAGCCACTTTCGCCGGTTTGAAGCCACGCACCGAAATAGCATGTGGCAAGGCGATGTGCAGCATACCCTTTACCTTCCGCATCCGGACAAGCCCGGCAAGAAGGTCATGGCCTATCTGGTTATTTTCATTGACGATTACTCTCGCTTCGTTGTGCATGGCCAGTTCTATTTCGAGGAACGTGTGGCCCGGCTGGAGGATTGCCTGAAGAAGGCGATTTTAAAGAACGGAGTGCCGGAAATGATCTATGTCGATAACGGCGCCATCTATTCTTCACACCATTTTGAGCGGATTTGCGGGCGACTGGGGGCAGAGCTTAAGCATACTCGCCCCGGACGTCCTATGGGACGCGGGAAGCAAGAAAAGTTCTTCCGATTTGTCGACCAGAGCTTTGTGCCGGAGGCATACGACCTGATTGAACAAGGGAAGATCCAGACGCTTAACGATTTGAATCGATTCTTCTCGGCGTGGCTTGAGATTGCTTACCACCAGAAAGTCCACAACAGCTTTAAGCAGCGCCCAGTCGACCGATACCAAAAAGACGACCACCCGATTCGCATGTTGCCGCCGCATGAACTCATAGAAGTATTCTTGCTGGAGGAATCCCGCAAAGTGGACAAAACGGGATGCATCTCGCTGCTGGGCACGATATTCGAGGTCCAGACAGAGCTTGCCGGCTCGAAGATTCAGGTGCGATTCGATCCGCACGACCTGTCCGTCATCCAGGTGTGGAAGGACGGCCAGCGCTATGAAGACGCGAAGCCAATGAAGCTCCGCGATCCGAAAAACCGGCCGAAGCAGGATGAACCGAAGGCCGTCATGCAACCGCCGAAGACGGGCCTCAACTATGTGGAATTATTGGTGGAAGAACAGAAACGGCAGACCCGCGAAGCGCAAGGCGCTGCGCTTTCGCGAGCGATGAAAGAGGTGAATCGCTCATGA
- a CDS encoding DUF6431 domain-containing protein → MSKILYFGLSCKAYLRTFGNQSPDVQLCCENCGRLLHKHGRYWRGIVTKHEVIQIPIYRRYCPTCRITISLLPEFLIPWARYATWVREAALKRKHKGFSWRQTTESTTTPAVRYSRRTLKRWWARHLRRAADAALWVAGKLVAQGDDTDMLHLYPTMMNPTPMDTLDWLDKLLPRFIPAGASRRGYWTFLNARLPVASRL, encoded by the coding sequence ATGTCAAAAATACTTTATTTCGGCCTTTCTTGCAAGGCTTATTTACGCACATTCGGAAATCAATCTCCTGACGTCCAGCTCTGCTGTGAAAACTGCGGTCGGCTTCTCCATAAACACGGTCGTTATTGGCGAGGAATTGTGACGAAGCATGAGGTCATCCAGATCCCGATCTACCGTCGATATTGTCCTACCTGTAGAATAACAATCTCCCTCCTGCCGGAGTTCCTGATTCCATGGGCCCGGTATGCGACTTGGGTGCGAGAAGCGGCATTAAAGCGCAAGCACAAGGGATTCTCTTGGCGGCAGACGACAGAAAGCACAACAACTCCTGCCGTGCGTTATAGCCGCCGTACGTTGAAACGCTGGTGGGCAAGACATCTGCGCCGCGCAGCGGATGCAGCACTATGGGTTGCTGGGAAACTCGTAGCCCAGGGGGACGACACGGATATGCTCCACCTTTACCCCACCATGATGAACCCAACGCCAATGGATACATTGGATTGGCTGGACAAACTGTTACCCCGATTCATCCCCGCTGGCGCATCCAGACGGGGCTATTGGACGTTTCTAAATGCGAGGTTACCTGTAGCATCACGCTTATAA
- a CDS encoding ATP-binding protein, whose amino-acid sequence MIRGILRFGKRTLLLPIVAAIVIGLIASYAVVSAPEPTKFHSEEGILNLTEVKVSEHPQKLTGEWAFYWQELLSPEDIQIRSARGGNADRWISIPNSWLGYRLDGQQLSGTGYATFRLVVQLSEQDRSERLALRLPTIFHAYKLWVNGELLAEVGVVGPDKSSAIPQLATKLVFFQPEHGTVELVMQVANFHHKRGGITKYIELGGSDGLSVRTNLSIAAEMFITASLLVIGVYHLLLYIMRRKDRAPLYFGLFTLMFGIRSLLVGELLLTQVWPDFPWGLQFKIEYLILCSGAYVITRYSDCIFRNVPRGFQLGSRIVTGACCIVVVVTPAIIYTKLLTAIGVVVVTHIVYLMVGLVRAAVRRQEGALIFLLVSVVVLVTVINDFLYYNEWSRIGNTSPLGLLVFTIAQMILLSSRFTRAATNEERIARELQDANDKLTEMNKNLEQLVLERTHALSAAHDDLRTSYGRLLHSEQGRKKLLAYITHDLRMPLSSMLGYVEAVQDMVKPERNEQYLKYIRDNTIRVNRMIEELSFLSHLETGQVSYRMEPVHAAHFLRRFYEQYELVVRDAGLDFVLEIEAAADQGADSPIVEMDAQRLEQALFNLVSNAMKFTSRGGMVRIALAVDEVNDSRYAIISVEDSGMGIPPEQLEQIFDRNYRYDRPGAEKGVEGSGLGLAICREIVQAHGGTVRAKSDGKTGTIFYVSLPCMVEEGR is encoded by the coding sequence ATGATAAGGGGGATTCTCCGATTCGGTAAACGTACGCTTTTGCTTCCTATCGTTGCAGCCATTGTTATTGGATTGATCGCCAGCTATGCCGTCGTCTCTGCGCCGGAACCAACTAAGTTCCATAGTGAAGAGGGCATTCTGAATTTAACAGAGGTCAAGGTCAGCGAGCATCCGCAAAAGCTAACCGGGGAGTGGGCGTTCTACTGGCAAGAGCTGCTGTCGCCGGAGGACATACAGATTCGTTCGGCAAGGGGCGGGAATGCTGACCGATGGATCAGCATCCCAAACTCCTGGCTAGGCTATCGGTTAGATGGCCAGCAGCTGAGTGGTACAGGCTATGCAACCTTTCGGCTGGTCGTCCAGCTTAGCGAGCAGGATCGCAGCGAGCGGCTTGCTCTGCGGCTGCCGACCATCTTTCACGCGTATAAATTATGGGTGAATGGCGAGCTGTTGGCTGAAGTCGGCGTGGTTGGTCCGGATAAGAGCAGCGCGATACCGCAGCTGGCTACGAAGCTGGTGTTCTTCCAGCCCGAGCATGGCACCGTGGAGCTGGTTATGCAGGTGGCCAACTTCCATCATAAGCGAGGCGGCATCACCAAATATATTGAGCTGGGCGGGAGTGACGGATTAAGTGTCCGGACCAATCTGTCAATTGCTGCCGAAATGTTCATCACCGCCAGCCTGTTAGTGATTGGCGTATATCACCTGCTGCTCTACATCATGCGACGTAAGGATAGGGCTCCACTCTATTTTGGTCTGTTTACCTTGATGTTCGGGATCCGATCCTTGCTGGTCGGCGAGCTCTTGCTCACGCAAGTGTGGCCGGATTTCCCATGGGGATTGCAATTCAAGATCGAGTACCTGATTCTGTGCAGCGGTGCGTATGTCATTACGAGGTATTCGGATTGCATCTTCCGGAATGTGCCGCGTGGGTTCCAGCTTGGCTCGCGAATCGTAACCGGGGCATGCTGTATCGTTGTTGTGGTGACCCCTGCCATTATCTATACGAAGCTGTTAACGGCGATCGGCGTAGTGGTTGTTACGCATATCGTGTATCTTATGGTCGGGCTGGTTCGGGCGGCTGTGCGGCGTCAGGAGGGGGCACTGATCTTCCTGCTGGTGTCGGTGGTTGTGCTGGTTACGGTCATCAATGATTTTCTGTATTACAATGAATGGTCACGAATCGGGAATACTTCCCCGCTTGGTCTGTTGGTGTTCACGATCGCACAGATGATTCTGCTGTCTTCCAGATTTACGAGGGCGGCTACGAACGAAGAGCGAATTGCACGTGAACTCCAGGACGCGAACGACAAGCTGACCGAGATGAATAAGAATTTGGAACAGCTCGTACTTGAGCGCACACATGCCTTATCCGCAGCGCATGACGATCTCCGCACATCGTATGGCCGGTTGCTTCACTCCGAGCAAGGGAGGAAGAAGCTCCTGGCCTATATCACGCATGATCTGCGTATGCCGCTGTCCAGCATGCTAGGCTATGTCGAGGCTGTGCAGGACATGGTCAAGCCGGAACGCAATGAACAATACTTGAAGTATATCCGGGATAACACGATAAGGGTTAACCGCATGATTGAGGAGCTGTCCTTCTTGTCGCATCTGGAGACGGGACAAGTCTCGTACCGAATGGAACCCGTACATGCGGCTCACTTCTTGCGCCGGTTTTATGAACAATATGAGCTGGTTGTGCGTGACGCAGGGCTGGATTTCGTGTTGGAGATCGAAGCTGCGGCAGATCAAGGGGCCGATTCGCCTATAGTCGAGATGGATGCACAGCGACTGGAGCAGGCACTGTTCAATCTCGTGTCGAACGCCATGAAGTTCACCTCTAGGGGCGGGATGGTGCGTATCGCGCTAGCCGTGGACGAGGTGAACGATTCTCGCTATGCGATCATTAGCGTCGAAGACTCCGGCATGGGTATTCCGCCAGAGCAGCTCGAGCAAATCTTCGATCGCAATTATAGGTATGATCGGCCAGGCGCGGAGAAGGGCGTAGAAGGAAGCGGGCTCGGGCTGGCGATATGCAGAGAAATCGTACAAGCGCATGGTGGGACGGTTCGAGCGAAGAGCGACGGCAAGACGGGGACGATTTTCTATGTATCGCTTCCTTGCATGGTAGAAGAAGGGCGGTGA
- a CDS encoding response regulator transcription factor has translation MTDRHKIMVVDDDPHICEIVQAYCEREGFLCAYSYSGAEAMKLLKSFEPDLIVLDVMLANEDGIDWCRNARSYTNAPIMFLSSREEDEVKINALSYGGDDYVTKPFSPGVLMAKIKAHLRRVSTGRREQLLELPGLTLDYYAQSVIMGSETVFLSKKEFSLLTYMAQNVNRVVSVDALFQLIWGTETLEDTRTVAVHISNLRKKIEVDPANPERIVTIRGSGYMLVARSTK, from the coding sequence GTGACGGACAGGCACAAAATTATGGTCGTCGATGATGATCCCCATATATGCGAGATTGTCCAGGCGTATTGCGAGCGTGAGGGCTTCCTATGCGCCTACAGCTATAGCGGTGCAGAAGCCATGAAGCTGCTTAAGTCCTTCGAGCCGGATCTGATTGTATTGGATGTCATGCTGGCTAATGAGGACGGCATTGATTGGTGCAGGAACGCGCGCAGCTACACGAATGCGCCGATCATGTTCCTGAGCAGCCGGGAGGAGGATGAGGTCAAGATCAACGCATTATCCTACGGCGGCGACGATTATGTGACCAAGCCGTTCAGTCCGGGCGTACTCATGGCCAAGATCAAGGCGCATCTTCGCAGAGTGTCGACGGGCAGAAGGGAGCAGCTGCTGGAGCTGCCGGGCCTGACGCTGGATTACTACGCGCAGTCCGTTATCATGGGGAGCGAAACCGTCTTCCTATCGAAAAAAGAGTTCAGCCTACTGACCTACATGGCACAGAACGTCAATCGTGTCGTTAGCGTTGATGCGTTGTTTCAGCTTATCTGGGGAACGGAAACTCTGGAGGATACGAGAACGGTAGCCGTACACATCAGTAACCTGCGCAAAAAGATCGAGGTTGACCCCGCCAATCCGGAGCGAATCGTTACGATACGGGGGAGCGGCTATATGCTGGTTGCCAGAAGCACAAAATGA
- a CDS encoding chitobiase/beta-hexosaminidase C-terminal domain-containing protein, whose translation MKKKVVGLLIAVLLCLSSAISFADSTAAATKTSADFTDLKDLDAVTKAKFDAMIEAGVYDGIGEGKFGLTDEMTRAQFAKVAALIFGLKVDSSLQTSSFIDVKADAANGYALPYIEAVKAAGITDGYGNGIFDPSGEVTKEQLAAFLVRGLGWEKDVYGSAHVEGSVSDWAKGYVALALEKKLLATGEDGTFDGKTNATRDLLVKSSYQAAVTAYDNRVQSGDKDQVEDESLSEYELMLQKIKEADKKIQEMQGTKEEAKEETTTAPYVPSDPPAPYVPPVQSTVATPAALPASGAVILGTQVTLSSATSSAAVYYTTDLSEPTTSSTRYTEPIFITNDTTIKAIAVKSGSRNSSVATFEYTLVLRIILPYSISPMAEGEAYSGSVAKLSGGTKDVTYAVTDGALPAGLTLDPNTGSITGTPSVSGAYSFAITATDSAAPQVTVTKLYTGEITPAIVIAPLDLINEAAESGEWDNVDALIFADAGVTGVTTSNVAAVIEALSSNEASPWTVTDIQAIVESVIADLAKQVALNSINEAAESGEWANVSETTFANAGVTGVTLSNIAIVIEALSSNDASPWTVTDIQAIVGSVIADLAKQAALYLINAASESGIWTGVDVTTFANAGVMGVTSVNLFSVQYYLDPTVTTDSPLPRTIVDIQAIVDKVIQDVAVDSILDYLNPMGFGSPRPTVEVFERAGITGVNASNIDAVITELEFAYQETRNDPFATPLSSKEQIQDLIDLYFPEIG comes from the coding sequence ATGAAGAAAAAAGTAGTTGGACTATTGATAGCGGTGCTTCTTTGCTTGAGTTCCGCCATTTCCTTTGCCGATAGCACAGCAGCTGCTACGAAGACTTCAGCCGACTTTACGGATTTAAAGGATCTGGATGCTGTAACGAAAGCCAAGTTCGATGCAATGATCGAGGCCGGGGTATACGACGGTATAGGCGAAGGCAAGTTCGGACTCACAGATGAGATGACCCGGGCGCAATTCGCCAAGGTTGCAGCGTTGATCTTCGGTCTGAAGGTGGATTCGAGCTTACAGACGTCTTCCTTCATTGACGTCAAAGCGGATGCTGCTAACGGTTACGCATTACCATACATCGAGGCGGTCAAAGCTGCGGGCATTACGGACGGATATGGGAACGGTATCTTTGATCCGTCGGGTGAAGTAACCAAGGAGCAGTTGGCTGCGTTTCTTGTTCGCGGGCTGGGATGGGAGAAGGATGTCTACGGCTCTGCACATGTTGAAGGTTCTGTATCGGACTGGGCGAAGGGGTATGTCGCCTTGGCGTTGGAGAAAAAGTTATTGGCTACCGGCGAGGACGGGACGTTCGACGGGAAAACCAACGCAACCCGCGACCTGCTCGTTAAGAGCTCCTACCAAGCCGCGGTAACCGCATACGATAACCGGGTGCAATCTGGTGACAAGGACCAGGTCGAAGACGAGTCCTTATCCGAATATGAACTTATGCTGCAGAAGATAAAAGAAGCAGATAAGAAAATTCAAGAGATGCAAGGGACAAAGGAAGAGGCCAAGGAAGAAACAACCACCGCCCCTTACGTTCCTTCCGACCCACCTGCTCCATACGTCCCTCCGGTACAGTCTACCGTTGCTACGCCTGCGGCGCTTCCGGCCAGCGGTGCCGTGATTTTGGGGACGCAAGTTACGTTAAGTTCGGCGACTTCATCTGCCGCTGTGTACTATACGACGGATCTCAGCGAGCCGACCACGTCTAGTACGCGGTATACGGAACCAATTTTCATTACGAACGATACAACGATTAAGGCGATCGCCGTTAAATCCGGCTCGCGGAATAGCTCGGTTGCGACATTCGAATATACTCTCGTGCTGCGGATTATTTTGCCATACTCGATTTCACCTATGGCTGAAGGAGAAGCCTACTCTGGCAGCGTAGCGAAACTGTCTGGAGGAACGAAAGACGTTACGTATGCCGTAACGGATGGCGCACTTCCTGCGGGGCTGACTTTGGATCCTAACACGGGATCGATTACCGGAACTCCAAGCGTGAGCGGCGCGTATAGCTTTGCGATTACGGCAACGGATTCGGCAGCGCCGCAGGTAACAGTAACCAAGTTGTATACGGGTGAGATCACGCCCGCGATAGTCATAGCGCCGCTCGATTTGATTAATGAAGCAGCGGAATCTGGCGAATGGGACAATGTTGATGCGCTGATTTTTGCCGATGCGGGCGTTACGGGTGTTACCACATCCAATGTAGCAGCTGTTATTGAGGCACTCAGCTCGAACGAAGCCTCTCCTTGGACGGTAACGGATATTCAAGCCATCGTCGAATCGGTTATTGCCGATCTGGCGAAGCAGGTGGCACTCAATTCGATCAACGAAGCAGCGGAGTCGGGTGAATGGGCTAATGTTAGTGAGACAACTTTTGCCAATGCGGGGGTTACGGGGGTTACCTTATCCAATATAGCAATTGTTATTGAGGCACTCAGCTCAAACGACGCCTCCCCATGGACGGTAACGGATATTCAAGCCATTGTCGGCTCGGTTATTGCCGATCTGGCGAAGCAAGCGGCACTCTATCTGATCAACGCGGCATCGGAGTCGGGCATATGGACCGGTGTTGATGTGACAACCTTCGCCAACGCAGGTGTAATGGGGGTTACGTCCGTGAACCTTTTCTCCGTCCAATACTACCTGGATCCTACGGTAACAACGGATTCACCGCTTCCAAGAACAATAGTTGACATCCAAGCGATCGTGGATAAGGTGATTCAAGATGTTGCGGTAGATTCAATCTTGGATTATCTGAATCCTATGGGCTTTGGATCGCCTCGCCCAACCGTAGAGGTATTCGAGCGCGCCGGGATTACCGGAGTGAATGCTTCGAATATCGATGCGGTCATCACCGAACTGGAATTTGCTTATCAGGAAACCAGAAATGACCCTTTTGCAACACCTTTGTCTTCGAAAGAACAGATTCAGGATCTCATTGACTTGTACTTCCCGGAAATTGGTTAA